In a single window of the Deltaproteobacteria bacterium HGW-Deltaproteobacteria-6 genome:
- a CDS encoding paraslipin has protein sequence MEVVLIVLALLAVIIIAKGVCIVPQQSAYVIERLGKFDRVLNAGISYIIPFIDRKAYVHTLKEQAMDIPEQICITRDNVQVGVDGVIFIQVFDPQMASYGISNYLFSITQLAQTTMRSEVGKIDLDKTFEERTTINSAIVSAINDASRTWGVKILRYEIKNIRPPENVLNAMEKQMQAEREKRAVILQSEGEKQSAVNVAEGQKQKVVLESEAVRQKQINEANGQAEAIRAIADATADGLKAVAGAVQAQGGMEAVQLRVAEKLVEQFGHLAKQGNTLILPANFGDVSSLIATAMSVVKQTK, from the coding sequence ATGGAAGTTGTTCTGATTGTATTAGCGTTACTGGCCGTGATTATTATTGCCAAGGGAGTTTGCATCGTCCCGCAGCAAAGCGCTTACGTCATTGAGCGACTGGGGAAATTCGACCGGGTGCTCAACGCCGGCATCAGCTATATTATTCCTTTCATTGACCGGAAGGCATACGTGCATACGCTTAAAGAACAGGCCATGGATATTCCCGAACAGATATGCATCACACGCGATAACGTCCAGGTCGGCGTAGACGGCGTCATCTTTATTCAGGTCTTTGATCCGCAAATGGCGTCTTACGGCATCAGCAATTATCTGTTCTCTATTACCCAGCTTGCCCAGACGACAATGAGAAGCGAAGTCGGCAAGATCGATCTGGATAAAACCTTCGAAGAACGAACCACCATTAATTCAGCTATTGTCTCGGCAATCAATGACGCGTCCAGAACGTGGGGTGTTAAAATCCTGCGCTACGAAATCAAAAACATCCGGCCTCCGGAGAATGTTCTGAACGCCATGGAAAAACAAATGCAGGCCGAACGGGAAAAACGTGCGGTTATTCTGCAATCGGAAGGTGAAAAGCAGTCGGCGGTCAACGTGGCTGAAGGCCAGAAGCAGAAAGTCGTGCTGGAATCGGAAGCGGTGCGTCAAAAGCAGATCAATGAGGCGAACGGCCAGGCGGAGGCCATCCGGGCGATCGCCGACGCGACGGCGGACGGTTTGAAAGCGGTGGCGGGCGCGGTGCAGGCGCAGGGCGGCATGGAAGCGGTGCAACTGCGCGTAGCGGAAAAACTGGTCGAGCAATTCGGCCATCTGGCCAAACAGGGAAACACGCTGATTCTGCCGGCCAACTTCGGGGACGTTTCATCCTTAATCGCTACAGCCATGAGCGTGGTCAAGCAGACAAAATAA
- a CDS encoding epoxyqueuosine reductase, with translation MLTKEDIIAEAERLGFADIGFTDASPFASQQDYLLAHQKEYDWASQKGIKLLAGCDPKNILPRAKSIIVLLSSYFEESFPRQMERHFGRCYLDDDRMTKDGLALKVKAFRKFLQSNNIESKVPFNLPHRLAAARAGLGTLGKNCFFYSGRKARGSSFVSPIALVVDAEFRPDEPTIGIGCPDWCRSACIAACPTRALKGGGKIDPQKCISYLTYYGEGLTPLSLREPMGLYVYGCDRCQNVCPRNEPWITEAKPTNPRVGAKADAFDLSCLLHMDKAYFEEKIRPHMFYMSADQLWRWQMNAARAMGNSLDPAYLADLKRALKENPDKRVQSMCIWALERIESGRP, from the coding sequence ATGCTGACCAAAGAAGACATCATCGCGGAAGCTGAACGCCTGGGGTTTGCCGATATCGGTTTTACGGACGCTTCGCCGTTTGCCTCTCAGCAGGACTATCTGCTGGCCCATCAGAAGGAATACGACTGGGCGAGTCAGAAAGGTATCAAACTGCTTGCCGGATGCGATCCAAAAAACATTCTTCCCCGGGCAAAATCCATTATTGTCCTGCTGTCCTCATATTTTGAAGAATCTTTCCCTCGGCAAATGGAACGGCACTTCGGGCGATGCTATCTCGACGACGACCGGATGACCAAGGACGGACTGGCCTTAAAAGTGAAAGCGTTCCGGAAGTTTCTTCAATCGAACAACATTGAATCCAAAGTGCCCTTCAATCTGCCGCATCGGCTGGCCGCGGCGCGCGCCGGACTGGGGACACTCGGTAAAAACTGCTTTTTCTATTCCGGCCGCAAGGCCCGGGGCAGTTCCTTTGTTTCTCCCATCGCCCTTGTGGTCGATGCGGAATTCCGCCCCGATGAACCGACCATCGGCATCGGCTGTCCGGACTGGTGCCGCAGCGCCTGTATAGCGGCTTGTCCGACCCGTGCCCTCAAAGGCGGCGGGAAAATTGATCCGCAGAAATGCATCTCGTATCTGACCTATTATGGCGAGGGCCTGACACCGCTTTCACTTCGCGAACCGATGGGACTGTATGTCTATGGTTGCGACCGCTGCCAGAATGTCTGTCCACGCAATGAGCCCTGGATAACGGAAGCAAAACCCACCAATCCCCGCGTCGGGGCAAAGGCTGATGCCTTTGACCTTTCCTGCCTGCTGCATATGGACAAAGCTTACTTTGAAGAGAAAATCCGGCCGCACATGTTTTACATGTCCGCTGATCAGCTCTGGCGCTGGCAGATGAACGCAGCACGCGCAATGGGCAACAGCTTGGATCCCGCCTATCTTGCAGACCTGAAACGCGCCTTGAAGGAAAATCCCGACAAACGGGTTCAATCCATGTGCATCTGGGCATTGGAACGGATTGAATCAGGCCGGCCGTAA
- a CDS encoding ferridoxin: protein MSLFSIDPKKCKRDGICAAECPAQIIIQADKKSFPSLLANGEEFCINCGHCVAVCPHGAIALATMPLASCPPIKRDLLPQAAQLKHLLLARRSIRQYKKTPVSHKILAELIDTARYAPTGSNKQQVHWMVFQNPDEIHQLAAMVIDFMKMMIPVTTDEPAVRRFQRVVNAWDNGRDRIMRGAPHLIVVHSPSDLSFPEADCAIALAYLELYAYTRGLGTCWAGYFTGAAGLHEPLIKALKIPAGHQCYGAVMLGYPQYSYHRVPLRNEALITWR from the coding sequence ATGTCGCTTTTTTCCATTGATCCGAAAAAGTGTAAGCGTGACGGTATCTGTGCGGCGGAATGTCCTGCGCAGATTATTATCCAGGCTGATAAGAAATCGTTCCCGTCACTCCTTGCCAATGGTGAAGAATTCTGCATTAATTGCGGACACTGCGTGGCGGTCTGTCCTCACGGGGCGATAGCGCTTGCCACCATGCCGCTTGCCTCCTGCCCGCCGATTAAAAGAGACCTTCTTCCCCAGGCGGCTCAATTGAAGCATCTTCTGCTGGCCCGGCGTTCCATTCGTCAGTATAAAAAAACACCCGTTTCCCATAAAATTCTTGCCGAGCTGATCGATACGGCGCGCTACGCGCCGACCGGCAGCAACAAGCAGCAGGTTCATTGGATGGTCTTTCAAAATCCTGATGAAATACATCAGCTGGCGGCAATGGTGATTGATTTTATGAAAATGATGATTCCTGTGACCACGGACGAGCCGGCGGTCAGGCGTTTTCAGCGCGTGGTCAACGCCTGGGACAATGGGCGGGACCGTATCATGCGGGGGGCGCCGCACTTGATTGTGGTGCACAGCCCCTCTGATTTGTCTTTCCCCGAAGCGGACTGCGCGATTGCCCTGGCCTATCTGGAACTCTATGCTTATACCAGAGGATTGGGAACCTGCTGGGCCGGTTATTTTACAGGAGCAGCCGGTCTGCACGAGCCCCTGATCAAGGCATTAAAAATACCTGCCGGCCACCAATGTTACGGAGCCGTGATGCTGGGATATCCGCAATACAGCTATCACCGGGTACCCCTGCGCAATGAGGCGCTGATTACATGGCGTTGA
- a CDS encoding helicase, producing the protein MAKLTLDEWIARLKKNKSFKSNAAAIIDIPAKAGEWEDYPAWVNPRLLSVLQARGMEKLYKHQAQAVRFIRSGQDVVLVTPTASGKTLCYNLPVLQSILDEPETRALYLFPTKALAQDQMHEIHSLITDLAADIKTFTYDGDTPDDARQAIRRQGHIVVTNPDMLHAGILPHHTKWQKLFMNLKYIVIDELHIYRGIFGSHFANVIRRLVRICRFYGANPVFVCCSATVANPREHAEKILERQVALLDKSGAPTAAKTFVLYNPPIVNRELGIRQSAMTPARKIASDLIDNHIQTIVFATSRLNVEILTKYLKDKFVKTKPLDDHFVTGYRGGYLPNLRREIESGLRSREVMGVISTNALELGIDIGNLEACIMAGYPGSIASTWQQAGRAGRRTGRSLAILIARSNPLDQFIMENPDYFFALSPEHCRINPDNLLILLHHIKSAAFELPFEKGEKFGGENLEEFLEYLEEKGVLHRTSDRWHWAAESYPADEVSLRAINPENVVVVDVSDAGNHKVIAEVDWDSAFTAVHDEAIYMLASEQYHVDKLDLERKKAYVRKVDADYYTDAMTYTNVRVIDSFENHTEAGAIVEHGEVQVVRKVVGYKKIKFYTSENLGYGDVNLPEKDMHTTSYWFTIPRDQLRKLEFTPAEIIDGLSALAYTLQHLSAMFLMADTHDIDRSLGDKSGEWFVSQGKTGRVITSFNAGRPEMTDNKTGARIDEFDPTIFIFDAYPGGIGFSELLYREHANLLLAAGSLIEKCPCAYGCPSCVGPTLEVGKTAKEIVPKIIELLLPVKR; encoded by the coding sequence ATGGCTAAACTGACTTTGGATGAATGGATCGCCCGCCTGAAGAAAAACAAAAGCTTCAAGTCCAACGCGGCGGCGATTATCGACATTCCCGCAAAAGCAGGGGAATGGGAAGACTACCCCGCGTGGGTCAATCCCCGGTTGCTTTCCGTATTGCAGGCGCGCGGCATGGAGAAACTCTATAAGCATCAGGCACAGGCCGTACGCTTTATCCGTAGCGGCCAGGATGTGGTGCTGGTCACCCCGACGGCCAGCGGCAAAACCCTTTGTTACAATCTGCCTGTTCTGCAGAGTATTCTCGATGAACCGGAAACCCGCGCTCTGTATCTTTTTCCCACCAAGGCACTGGCTCAGGATCAGATGCATGAAATTCACAGTCTGATCACCGATCTCGCGGCCGACATCAAGACCTTTACCTATGACGGAGACACGCCGGATGACGCGCGCCAGGCCATTCGCAGGCAGGGGCACATTGTGGTCACCAATCCCGACATGCTGCATGCGGGGATTCTGCCGCATCACACCAAATGGCAGAAACTTTTCATGAATTTGAAATACATCGTCATCGACGAACTGCATATTTACCGCGGAATTTTCGGTTCGCACTTTGCCAACGTCATCCGCAGGCTCGTCCGGATCTGCCGTTTCTACGGCGCCAATCCCGTGTTTGTCTGCTGTTCGGCGACGGTAGCCAACCCGCGCGAACACGCGGAAAAAATTCTGGAACGCCAGGTGGCGCTCCTCGACAAAAGCGGCGCGCCCACGGCGGCCAAAACATTTGTCTTATATAATCCGCCCATCGTCAACCGCGAACTGGGCATAAGGCAGAGCGCCATGACGCCGGCGCGCAAGATCGCATCCGACCTCATCGACAACCATATTCAGACCATTGTCTTTGCCACCAGCCGCCTCAATGTCGAAATACTGACCAAATACTTGAAGGATAAATTTGTAAAAACAAAACCTCTGGACGATCACTTTGTCACCGGCTACCGCGGCGGCTATCTGCCCAATCTGCGCCGGGAGATTGAAAGCGGCCTGCGTTCACGCGAGGTGATGGGCGTGATCAGCACCAATGCCCTGGAGCTGGGCATTGATATCGGCAATCTGGAAGCCTGTATCATGGCGGGCTATCCGGGATCGATTGCCAGCACGTGGCAGCAGGCGGGGCGCGCAGGCCGTCGCACGGGACGGTCTCTGGCGATCCTCATTGCCAGGAGCAATCCGCTTGATCAGTTCATTATGGAAAATCCCGATTATTTCTTTGCGCTTTCCCCCGAACATTGCCGCATCAATCCCGACAACCTACTCATCCTGCTGCACCATATTAAAAGCGCGGCGTTTGAGCTGCCCTTTGAAAAAGGAGAAAAATTCGGCGGCGAAAACCTGGAAGAGTTTCTGGAGTATCTGGAAGAAAAAGGCGTGCTGCATCGTACCTCCGACCGCTGGCACTGGGCAGCGGAAAGCTATCCGGCGGATGAAGTGAGCCTGCGGGCGATCAATCCGGAAAATGTGGTCGTGGTGGATGTAAGCGACGCAGGCAACCACAAAGTCATAGCCGAGGTCGACTGGGACAGCGCCTTCACCGCCGTACATGATGAAGCCATTTATATGCTGGCCTCCGAGCAGTATCATGTGGACAAGCTCGATCTGGAGCGCAAGAAAGCCTACGTCCGGAAAGTCGATGCCGATTACTACACCGACGCCATGACCTACACCAATGTGCGGGTCATCGACTCTTTTGAAAATCATACCGAAGCAGGCGCCATCGTGGAGCATGGCGAAGTACAGGTGGTGCGCAAAGTTGTGGGCTATAAAAAAATCAAATTCTACACGTCGGAGAATCTGGGCTACGGCGATGTGAATCTGCCGGAAAAAGACATGCACACCACAAGCTACTGGTTCACCATTCCGCGGGACCAATTGCGCAAACTGGAATTCACCCCTGCGGAAATTATTGACGGCCTGTCGGCGCTGGCTTATACCCTGCAACACCTGTCGGCCATGTTTCTGATGGCGGACACGCACGACATTGACCGGTCGCTGGGGGATAAAAGCGGTGAGTGGTTTGTGAGCCAGGGGAAAACCGGACGGGTGATCACATCGTTTAATGCCGGCCGTCCGGAAATGACGGATAACAAAACCGGCGCGCGCATTGATGAATTCGATCCGACGATTTTCATCTTTGATGCCTATCCGGGCGGCATCGGCTTTTCCGAACTGCTCTACCGCGAACACGCCAATCTGCTTCTGGCCGCCGGAAGTCTGATTGAAAAATGTCCCTGCGCCTATGGCTGCCCGTCGTGCGTCGGCCCGACGCTGGAAGTCGGCAAAACTGCCAAAGAAATCGTCCCGAAGATTATTGAGCTGTTGTTACCGGTTAAGAGGTAA
- a CDS encoding sigma-54-dependent Fis family transcriptional regulator encodes MNSELRILVVDDKASFRFLVTEFLADAGYQSAGAGSADEALQELARLPYDLIISDLVMPDADGIELLRTVHRRWPELPFILITAHGSVESAVAAMKEGADDYLLKPLNREELLVVVGRLLENTRIRAGHARMLAAQKEKFSFQNIRSVSPAMGIVLKSAEQVAAHPRTTVAIYGESGVGKEVLARAIHLASGQDLTTFIPVNCAAIPETLLESELFGHVKGAFTGADREREGKCARARTGTLFLDEIGDMPLALQTKLLRLLEERVYEKVGADTPLAADFRVIIATHRNLEERCREGAFRLDLFHRLNTFPLALPPLRERREDIPQLSEHFLGIFRNQQGKHLPGLSSAALNDLCAYDWPGNIRELRNRLEYAAIVTNGELIQPEHLNLGLVSHDKMPAGDRIVVHFDFAADEFSLDAVHGRLTAWAMDRTNQNKSAAARLLKTTRKIFY; translated from the coding sequence ATGAACAGCGAACTGCGGATACTGGTCGTCGATGATAAAGCAAGCTTTCGGTTCCTGGTAACGGAATTTCTTGCCGACGCCGGTTACCAGTCCGCAGGCGCAGGATCAGCCGATGAGGCCCTGCAGGAATTGGCCCGCCTGCCCTATGACCTGATTATTTCCGATCTGGTCATGCCGGATGCGGACGGCATCGAGCTGTTGCGGACTGTTCATCGCCGGTGGCCGGAGCTGCCTTTCATATTGATCACCGCTCACGGCAGCGTGGAGAGCGCCGTAGCGGCCATGAAAGAAGGAGCCGACGACTATTTGCTTAAACCGCTCAATCGCGAAGAGTTGCTGGTCGTGGTCGGCCGATTGCTGGAAAATACCAGGATACGGGCCGGTCACGCGCGGATGCTCGCGGCCCAAAAGGAAAAGTTCAGCTTTCAGAACATCCGCAGCGTTTCGCCGGCAATGGGGATCGTCCTGAAGTCAGCCGAGCAGGTGGCGGCCCATCCCCGCACCACCGTTGCCATTTACGGTGAAAGCGGTGTCGGAAAAGAAGTGCTGGCCCGGGCCATTCACCTGGCTTCCGGCCAGGATCTGACCACTTTCATTCCGGTTAACTGCGCGGCTATTCCGGAAACTTTGCTGGAAAGCGAGTTGTTCGGGCATGTCAAGGGGGCCTTCACCGGCGCCGACCGGGAACGGGAAGGAAAATGCGCACGCGCCCGCACCGGCACCCTGTTTCTCGATGAGATCGGCGATATGCCCCTGGCGCTCCAGACCAAACTCTTGCGTCTGCTGGAAGAGCGGGTCTATGAAAAAGTCGGCGCCGATACGCCGCTTGCCGCTGATTTCCGCGTCATCATTGCCACCCATCGCAATCTCGAAGAGCGCTGCCGTGAAGGCGCCTTTCGCCTGGATCTCTTTCACCGCCTCAATACCTTTCCTCTGGCCCTTCCCCCCCTTCGGGAACGGCGGGAGGATATTCCCCAGCTGTCCGAGCACTTCCTCGGGATCTTCCGCAACCAGCAGGGGAAGCATCTGCCGGGACTTTCCAGCGCGGCGTTGAATGACCTCTGTGCCTACGACTGGCCCGGCAATATCCGCGAACTGCGCAATCGCCTCGAATATGCGGCCATCGTCACCAACGGCGAACTGATTCAGCCGGAACATTTGAATCTGGGGCTGGTCTCCCATGACAAAATGCCTGCCGGCGACCGCATCGTCGTCCACTTTGATTTTGCCGCCGATGAATTCTCCCTCGACGCCGTCCACGGGCGGCTGACTGCCTGGGCGATGGACCGCACCAACCAAAACAAGTCCGCTGCCGCCCGACTGCTGAAGACCACCCGCAAGATATTCTACTGA